ACACACAACAtatttattgggggggggggggggggggaaacattcCTGTTACTCAGCACAGGACATGTgatatttgttgcattaatgTCGCTATTTTCCCACTAAAATCACATAAATAAAATCTATGATTAAGTTGTTTGTTCATTtatataatacaaaatatttgacttctaataaatgtttcaataaaattatttgtaaaataagcaattttgcatatatagtagcagaatgttttattgattttaataaAATTGTGTAATTTTAATGTGCACTCCTGTGTAATTTTTATTCATTCTAATTAAATTATAGTtattaattacaaattaaaCAAAAGTGATTTATTTCACTTAgctaaaaaaatatgttaatttgtttattcatttatctaataaaaaatgtttgatttataGCAATTGtttcaataaaaacatttattaattgggcaattttacatgtatgtttTATCGATTTTAATAAATACTACCTAATATTCATGTGCAATcgtgtaattttaatttattttaattaattaattacaaagtaaacaaaagtgattgatttcatttattaaatcTTTTATTAAGTTGTTCATTTATCTAATAAAAAATGGTTGATTTATagtaattgtttcaatgaaaatatttgtaaaataagCAATTCTACATATATAGTAGCCACAGTGACAGAATGTTTTATTGATGTTAATAAATACTACATAATGTTAATGTGTGTCCatgtgtaattttaatttattctaaTTAAATTGTAAACAAATGTAATTCATTTCAGATATTATAAAAGTGTGgtaatatgaaaatgtattaaatcaTATACAGTGTTACAGTATGTAATTTATCGTTTTAAATTAACAATTTTACCAAACATATTTgaactttgttttttaacctatGTAAAATTGACCTGGCCCGTCTCTCAATTTTAAAAACCAAATGTGACCCTTTTGCACAAAGGTCCGCCCACCCTTGCTCTCCTTTTGTTCACGTTGCCGCAGGTCACCTGGAGGTCGTTAAGCTACTGGTGAGCAGTGGAGCTGAGGTGGACTGTAAAGACAAGAAGGCCTACACCCCACTGCATGCAGCTGCCTCCAGCGGGATGAGTAGTACTGTCCACTACTTGCTGGGCTTGGGGGTCCAGGTCAGCACTCGAAATTGTTCCCGCCGAGCAATGACGTTGAAAAGATATTCAAATGTCTTTTTCTTAGGTAAATGTGGTGAATGCCTACGGCAACACTCCACTCCATTTGGCGTGTTACAACGGGCAGGATGTGGTGGTCAGTGAGCTCATCAAGGCGGGGGCTTGTGTCAACcaggtttgtgtttgtgttcatgTGTGTTCAAAATTAAACCTACTAAATATGTGTTTAGAATTCCGGGTTTTGTTCCTTTCGTCTAGGTCAACGAGAGGGGGTTCTCTGCCCTCCATTTTGCCTCCTCCTCACGCCAAGGGGCACTCTGCCAAGAGCTACTGTTGGCCCATGGAGCACACATCAACATGCGGGTGGGCATTGTTATTACAGGATCTTACACTGCACAACTTAATATAAACCTTTTTGAGAGGACAGTAAATTCCTATGGAGGTTGTACATTATCTCCAAACTCTAATGGTTATATATTATCCACTCAGTAGAAACAGCAAAGACACACAAGTAGTACTGATAGAAACTGATATGAGGACACATGGCGCCTCAAGATCCACCACCATATGcaatgtggtggtggtggtggttggggtgggggggtttgcACTGTTCCCCAAGGCTGCTGGCAACTAGGGGAATATACTATAAGCGTGAGTGATATTCACAGATTTTAATTTTCCacaaaagtagatttttttttccataaagtaatatttaaattaatgactaaatacaaaatgaataattaaatactcaaaaaaatgtcaacatttttaagttgtcaggaaGAGAGGCAAAGGtagattatttttatgttttatttttttttgtctaaaaagaaaccataaaatgtcaaaaggggaagaggaaaagcagagaaTTACAAtcgtaaaatgtccacaaaattgccaaaaatgtccgaAAATTGActgcaaaaaaggcagaaaaatagcCCAAAAAATGAGAggtagaaaattaccatatgtccataaaattgccaacaatgtcagaaatttgacaaatgCAGGAAaggctaaaaatgtatgaaaaataataaaagaaaatgtagaaACTTGAtagcaaaaaggcagaaaaaaaatagccataaaatgtccaaaaaaaggagaggcacaaaattaccatatgtccaaaaaattgccaacaatgtcagaaattagagagaaaggcagaaaagtggatggaaaattaccaaaacaaaatgtcagaCACTTGATCGCAAAAAggcaagggcaaaaaaaaatgtccataaaaggaagaagagaggcacAAAACTGCCAACAatatcagaaatttgacagaagggcagaaaagtctaaaaaatatATGGGAAATTACCCAAACAtgctttaattgttttttttgtttgtttgttttattgttttgtttttttaaatccaaaaacAGAAGATGGTTAGAAGAAATtgaatctcaaagtattggataCTGCATAGTTCTCTGTTTTGGTGTAGCTCTAATTACCTCATACATTAGACCAACACACTGTTTCATCCATCACAAAGTTCAAGACAGATCtgtggttatttatttgacataAATAGCTCTTTTGACATGAAAGGCTGCTGACCCCTGCCGTAGTAATATCTGAGCCGGTTGCGCTGAACCTCTACATGCACCGCAACACTGATGCTATCCTGAGATTTCATATCTATGCCCACAAATGCTGTCGTCCATCTGTGCAGAGTAAGGACGGAAAGACTCCCCTGCATGTGGCAGCTACCCATGGCAGGTTCTCCTGCTCTCAGGCCCTCATTCAAAATGGTAAGCGCAAGCGGGGAGCTGAAGGATAAGTTGTGTTGTAATGGGAGCAATGTATCTTACATTAATGTGTCTATAGGAGCCGAGATTGATTGTGTGGACAGGGACAGAAACACCGCCCTCCACATTGCCGCACGCTACGGCCATGAGCTCATCATCACGGCGCTCGTCAAACACAGAGCCTGCCTTGCCAAGTTAGTCAGAGAAAACTTCATATGTGTGATCAAGGGTGTGacctaaatacaaaataattatcGATAGACATTTTGAACTAGGGCTCAACCGATTGATAGGCAATTATAATCGGGTGATTATTGGCTTTCAAACATCGACCAAAACAgtcggccaattgggccaaatggccaattatttttcccttaaaacttcatcaaagaaaaattacgtttctgatgctgtgaaagtaccctgaatgcaccattttgcttgcatagcattagcatctagcaagtgtgtagcatgttattctgttgtcccaaaGCATCCTTCAAGCTTTTTAATGACATCGCAGTTGGAGccaactgtaaaactaaacacatgccgttaagaattacatccactgcatatttaaatacaaaacatgctttgtttttaaacattgctagcctagcgctagcAAATTTcagttgctattttttttagtttgtcctattcgtatttcacttttttttattgttttattttgttattgcccTTTCaagttttattatattataaagttgatctttcaaggattcaaagggttacttttctcaaaattcaagggtGCAAAATCCAAGTCGAGCAGCCCAGTAAGTCCCAAGCCTTGTGAAAATAATAAGATAAAAATCTATAAAAGAAAAGGTTCacgctttacagcagttgtgaacaagtaagaatggttttattgTTGACACATATATACAATAAGATTGCACAacccattaattttttttataagggCATACTACGCACTAGTCACTCAAAGCAGAGAGAAAGTTTGTGCGTAAGTGGCACCCAtctatgcatttttaaataatctgcTACcgatatttttttctgccaaaaacagGTAGTGGCATCGCcctcaaaaaaaagcaaattggtCAGGGTCTATTTTGAACTATTATAAAAACCCAATGTACCAGGTGTCTTTCTACCATCTACCTTGCGACAACTTGTCGTTTTCTTTTGATCACGCCAGGAGAGGTATTCACGGGATGTTCCCGCTGCACCTGGCGGCTCTCACCGGCTTCCCTGATTGCTGCAGGAAGCTTCTGTCCTCAGGTGCGTTAATGACACCTTTCTCGGGCACCCAAATCACCTGGCTGACAGTACGTTGATTGCGGTCCCGCTTTTGTCTCAGGATTTGACATTGACACTCCCGATGATTACGGAAGGACGTGCCTACATGCTGCTGCGGCAGGAGGGTGAGTCCTTATTCCATCCATCatatttgcatctttttttttttttgaatgtgtgtttttttaaccgCTCAGGAACTTGGAGTGCCTGAATCTGTTGCTTAACATAGGAGCAGACTTTAACAAAAAAGACAACTATGGAAGGTAAGCAACGGCCGCAACAGTGCCAAAGACCAAATCTCAACTTGCTTGGAATATAAATGATCCCTCTCACCATCAAAGGACCCCACTTCATTATGCATCAGCCAACTGTAATTACCACTGTGTGTTTGCCCTGGTGGGCTCTGGGGCAAGCGTCAATGAGCTGGACCAGAGAGGCTGCGGTCCGCTGCACTATGCTGCTGCAGCCGACACGGATGGGAAGTATGGCATCTCATTGAAGCCTCACACATCTTCAGTGCCAGATTGCTTGGTAAACATTCTTGTTTGATTGTCGCAGATGCGTGGAGTACCTTCTGAGGAACAATGCTGAGCCAGGAGTAAGGGACCAACAGGGGTACAGCGCAGTCCACTATGCCTCAGCCTATGGGCGCACACTCTCTCTGGAACTGGTGTGTACCTCAGTCATAGTGTAGATGTAAATTCTGAACTGCCTCCTGCCTCTTATGAGTTGTTGAACTGAATTACCAAACATAGTAAACActctttgtttgtgttttcatttaGATGGCAAGTGAAACGCCCCTTGACGTGGTAAGAATATTTGATCAAGTACTTGAGGTCGTGAATGGGACTCTTAGTGAAAGTAGTGCCCCCTGTTGGACAGTTGAGGCATTGCTCAAAGTGTTGTTAACTGAAAATTAATACCGCAACAAAATGAAGTACAGTACTGTTGAACAAAATCTAATCAAGACTCCGCTATGTAGTTGCGGTTTTTAAATGGCCGCAAATGTAAATTTAATCAGGCTTGTGGCGTATCATTGGAATGCAACCCTAAAATGGTGTGAATTATATTCCATTATACCATCTGTCTTTTCCAGCTAATGGAGTCATCAGGAACAGACTTCCCGAGTGACTCAGAGTGCCACGGGCACATCAGTCCACTCCACTTAGCGGTGAGTGCaaggatttttttgtatttttttggtgttttaattttttttttaattctcaaccAAGGCTTGGCCGACTAATATTATCAGCATTTAAaattggcatttaaaaaaaaaaaaaaatctgataatttttgctgattattttttttattttttgtaccaatTAATTctaacaaggcaaaaaaaaaaaccccaattcACTTCTATTTTAAAATCGGCATTAAGAGATCACAAGGCAAAAAACCCCCtaattttctattaaaaaaaatgcgttgagtagaagttttttttttttttaaatctgcaaCTAAGGCTTAACTgacaaatattaatttttaaaatttggcattaaaaaaagatgatttttgcagatttttttttttttttttacataattcatttgaacttaaggtccccccccaaaaaacaaacaaactttactCTCTTGTAAAGCTAATCAAATGCTACACGACAAATTATTATGAAAGGGTCAAATACTCTACCTAtaattcatatctttattgCAGTTAATGTTGGCTATGTGACCAAAAAAGAAGTCatcacatttattaaatatttttttaaatgtcaagttTATCCTAAAACTGttttagaatcagtatacattgtTGTacgaacattttgcacagaaattatttttgaacaaaTGAAACCTTCAAATTAATGTTTGCCGGGCTCATCAGATGAAAATTGTAATTGTCTTGAAcgactggggaaaaaataaaccgAAATCTAATATTTTCTGGCTATATCACCCAGACCTACCTCAACATAATCTTCCCAAATCCTTCCTTCCACACCAAAGTGTGCACATGCATGCCCTTCATTTTATCCAGGCTTATCACGGACACTGCGGGGCCTTAGAAATCCTCTTGTCCTCCATGCCGGACGTGGATGTCCGCAACCCGCAAGGCCGCACCCCTCTCAGCCTGGCGTGTTCCAGAGGCCACCAGGAGTGTGTCTCCCTCCTGCTACATCGCGGCGCCTCACCCATGGCCTGTGATTACGCCCGCAAAATGACGGCTCTACACGTTGCAGGTAAAAATAAGTCTGCTTCATATCAGGCGTAGACTTGAGTTGTTTACACAAAGCTCAATAAATTTTCTACCGCGGCGAAGTGAATCTTTTGTCACTTTTTGTGCGTCACAGTTACAAACGGCCACTCATCGTGCCTGCGTCTCCTCATGAGCAACAATGACCAGCACATCAATTTGGATGCACTCGATGTCAACAAGCAGTGAGTTGTGGAAGGCAGACTTCATCATGCTGGTAGATTTatgctaattaactcattcactcaggcattttcactgaagcaactcccttcgctcccggctgttttactggattttggctgataTTGCAAGGTctacagaatattatgttctattgttataaaaaaatggaacctaccaaaagaaatttagtcttcttttttttcccccatcaggGGGAAAGGGAAAAAGTATTTGTatgatctgtttccgttttgcagcagttattATTAGAATATATCTAACTTccttcattattcacaaacctgttgaaaacgctggcaaaaagagcttgttgcaacatgcccCTGgccgatctcttatactctgcggccgcctgctggcctttttttttttttttttttgcaataactaccattgctttaagcaacctcttcagatCAGAAGCTGTGCCAAGTgttctgtatgctcaagcataaaaaaaaacgcatacaGTGTTTCCTAGTTATGGGTGCTACACTCCAAAAGctacccgcgataatggaaatccacgttaatctgtttaaagaaaaatccggtaattatatatattttttcatgttggtattatttttactttgttataaatgttttttcattcgtcatgttcttttttcatttacgttCATTTCTTTCCATTAGtaatatgtatttttcaaatgtaCTCATTACAGTATATAgcatgataattttttttccatttatcttaTATTGTtgctttggtatgatttttagttcattatgaatgtttttttttttcattcgttttttttccccccatttacagtatttttcccattgaaagtatgtttttttcttttttttttcgttataaATTTTCTATCTCTGGAATGCAATGTCACGGAGTGATGGGACAGACactgttggaaaggtctcgcCGAGACAAATCCGCGGATGCCCGTATGCCCCTGGCCGGATGCAGGGTTCGAGATATACGGCCACTCAAAGaccaacaacaataaacaaagcaaaaaaaaaaaaaaaagtacgctgcaaaaaaaatccacgaaacAGCAAGGTAGTGAAAGATGAAcctgcgataaacgagggaacactgtaaatacGTATTTGGAAATGAAggacaaatgacaaaaaacgtatttatacgtttttgggtttgaacgaGTCAATAGATGTGTTGTGTTTTGGTGTGTGTAGGACCCCGCTGATGCTGGCTGTGCTGAATGGGCACACAGAGTGTGTGTATTCCCTGCTGAGCCAAGGAGCCAGCGTGCAGGTTCAAGACTGCTGGGGCAGGACGGCCCTCCACCGAGGGGTGAGATGAATCACATCAGTGGGTGTGGAATCATCATAACATAATGCGTTGCCGTATTACGGTGTATCGCCAAAGTTTCTCATTCAAACTATGTAATGTCCACACAGGCGGTGACAGGCCAGGATGAATGTGTGGAGGCTCTCCTTCAGCGAGGGGCCAGCGCGTGCGTGAAGGACATTCGCGGTCTGTCCCCACTTCACTTGGCGTCCGCCTGCGGCCGTGTGAGCGTCCTCGGTGCCATGCTGCAGGCGCCCGGCACCGCAAATGCTCTCTTGGAGCTCACGGACAACAAAGGCTACACGCCGCTGCACTGGGCCTGCTACAGCGGTACTCCAGTTAAATGTGAAAGTGGATACCTGAAACAACAGTTTACGTCTTactcagtgttttttttcctattcaGGATGTGACGCTTGCGTGGAGTTGTTGTTGGAGCAGGAAGTCTTCCGGAAGATAAAAGGCAACACATTCAGCCCATTGCACTGTGCAGTGTAAGCAAATCCGTTTATTTATGCGCATGAATGCCAGATGCGGCCACAGGTACGAGTGACCGTGGGTTTTATTGTGTTTCAGTATGAGCGACAATGAAGGTGTGGCAGAGCTGTTAATCGAGTCCCTCGGCGCAAATATCATCGACCTCACCGACTCCAAGGGCAGGTGAGAGGCACAAAGTGATGAAATCGGCACTTTGAGCAACATGTATGATTAAATTGCTTTTCagcattgctaaaaaaaaaaaaaaaaatccagattttCAATCTTGAGGCAATACAATGCAGCTCAGTTCCCGCAGAACGAAACAAGAGTTTTACAACACCTTGTTGTTTTTCCTAGGGCCAATACCGTTACCGGTTACTATTAATCAAGGAGGTTGATATTCAatatttaaatatccatttacagtaaaagagaaagtattactgccaaaaataaaactgttgaaAGGCTAAGCAATTTTGTTTAGCCAAcgtttcaacatttttaaagattttcctttattatttaaaaattacaacaaaaatcgTACGGaccttccagggtcatcagcgtgtgctaagctaaattaaaatctGGAGTAAATAGCTCCCCAAAATTTCATACTGCaaacaaagttttaaaaaatctcAGCACAACTGAAATGCTTAACATTTACTTGCTTATGCTTTATTCCTTAatcttttcatttttacaaaCAAGCATACTGTTGCCGCTATGTGGAAAACACCGGCAAGgccattttatttgtgtgtttttcctttttaattgtttttggaTGTTTGCATTCAGTTTtatcccaaaaacaaaaaaaaaaaaactaaatgctTTATCACATGGAGGCGATGAC
This portion of the Festucalex cinctus isolate MCC-2025b chromosome 19, RoL_Fcin_1.0, whole genome shotgun sequence genome encodes:
- the LOC144007366 gene encoding serine/threonine-protein phosphatase 6 regulatory ankyrin repeat subunit A-like isoform X1, coding for MRERVRCFLMRSERASRVCIVVLEEEEEEEDEPSFSPPPPQPKSTPDRRSHHAPRRTAALEDKPSLLRAIFNVDPDEVRSLIFKKEDVNIQDTEKRTPLHAAAYLGDTEIIELLILSGARVNAKDNKWLTPLHRAVASCSEDAVTVLLKHSADVNARDKNWQTPLHVAASNKAVRCAEALVPLLSNVNVSDRAGRTALHHAAFSGHMEMVKLLLSRGANINAFDKKDRRAIHWAAYMGHLEVVKLLVSSGAEVDCKDKKAYTPLHAAASSGMSSTVHYLLGLGVQVNVVNAYGNTPLHLACYNGQDVVVSELIKAGACVNQVNERGFSALHFASSSRQGALCQELLLAHGAHINMRSKDGKTPLHVAATHGRFSCSQALIQNGAEIDCVDRDRNTALHIAARYGHELIITALVKHRACLAKRGIHGMFPLHLAALTGFPDCCRKLLSSGFDIDTPDDYGRTCLHAAAAGGNLECLNLLLNIGADFNKKDNYGRTPLHYASANCNYHCVFALVGSGASVNELDQRGCGPLHYAAAADTDGKCVEYLLRNNAEPGVRDQQGYSAVHYASAYGRTLSLELMASETPLDVLMESSGTDFPSDSECHGHISPLHLAAYHGHCGALEILLSSMPDVDVRNPQGRTPLSLACSRGHQECVSLLLHRGASPMACDYARKMTALHVAVTNGHSSCLRLLMSNNDQHINLDALDVNKQTPLMLAVLNGHTECVYSLLSQGASVQVQDCWGRTALHRGAVTGQDECVEALLQRGASACVKDIRGLSPLHLASACGRVSVLGAMLQAPGTANALLELTDNKGYTPLHWACYSGCDACVELLLEQEVFRKIKGNTFSPLHCAVMSDNEGVAELLIESLGANIIDLTDSKGRSPLHAAAFADRVECISLLLSHGAQANIADTRARRTPLMMASLNGQTNAVEVLVSSSKADFTLQDTDRNTALHLACSKGHETCALLILEKIRDKNLINCTNASLRTPLHVAAKNGLTVVVQELLGKGASVQAVDENGYTPALACAPTRDVADCLALILNSMMPASPMVTVATLPAFPSPHAVTNHHPVSNHVAKGVAFEALPPLRPDRASYCRPERPLSCVTTDEEMNDSDSETY
- the LOC144007366 gene encoding serine/threonine-protein phosphatase 6 regulatory ankyrin repeat subunit A-like isoform X2 yields the protein MAVMKIQDQPSLLRAIFNVDPDEVRSLIFKKEDVNIQDTEKRTPLHAAAYLGDTEIIELLILSGARVNAKDNKWLTPLHRAVASCSEDAVTVLLKHSADVNARDKNWQTPLHVAASNKAVRCAEALVPLLSNVNVSDRAGRTALHHAAFSGHMEMVKLLLSRGANINAFDKKDRRAIHWAAYMGHLEVVKLLVSSGAEVDCKDKKAYTPLHAAASSGMSSTVHYLLGLGVQVNVVNAYGNTPLHLACYNGQDVVVSELIKAGACVNQVNERGFSALHFASSSRQGALCQELLLAHGAHINMRSKDGKTPLHVAATHGRFSCSQALIQNGAEIDCVDRDRNTALHIAARYGHELIITALVKHRACLAKRGIHGMFPLHLAALTGFPDCCRKLLSSGFDIDTPDDYGRTCLHAAAAGGNLECLNLLLNIGADFNKKDNYGRTPLHYASANCNYHCVFALVGSGASVNELDQRGCGPLHYAAAADTDGKCVEYLLRNNAEPGVRDQQGYSAVHYASAYGRTLSLELMASETPLDVLMESSGTDFPSDSECHGHISPLHLAAYHGHCGALEILLSSMPDVDVRNPQGRTPLSLACSRGHQECVSLLLHRGASPMACDYARKMTALHVAVTNGHSSCLRLLMSNNDQHINLDALDVNKQTPLMLAVLNGHTECVYSLLSQGASVQVQDCWGRTALHRGAVTGQDECVEALLQRGASACVKDIRGLSPLHLASACGRVSVLGAMLQAPGTANALLELTDNKGYTPLHWACYSGCDACVELLLEQEVFRKIKGNTFSPLHCAVMSDNEGVAELLIESLGANIIDLTDSKGRSPLHAAAFADRVECISLLLSHGAQANIADTRARRTPLMMASLNGQTNAVEVLVSSSKADFTLQDTDRNTALHLACSKGHETCALLILEKIRDKNLINCTNASLRTPLHVAAKNGLTVVVQELLGKGASVQAVDENGYTPALACAPTRDVADCLALILNSMMPASPMVTVATLPAFPSPHAVTNHHPVSNHVAKGVAFEALPPLRPDRASYCRPERPLSCVTTDEEMNDSDSETY